Proteins from one Carassius gibelio isolate Cgi1373 ecotype wild population from Czech Republic chromosome A25, carGib1.2-hapl.c, whole genome shotgun sequence genomic window:
- the LOC127946802 gene encoding complement C3-like, with the protein MDYVYKATVLGMNQTMHTDIYDMMVEKVVKEGTDVNVEGKVRPFLARPSCRNHLALIEGKSYLIMGRSVDLPELGGSLQYVFGEQTWVEYWPTREESQTPEHKERYIGISDLQNSLINFGCST; encoded by the exons ATGGATTATG TTTATAAAGCCACAGTGTTGGGGATGAACCAGACAATGCACACTGACATCTATGACATGATGGTGGAGAAGGTGGTGAAAGAAG GCACTGATGTAAATGTTGAGGGGAAAGTGAGACCATTTTTGGCTCGTCCAAGTTGCAGAAACCATTTAGCATTGATAGAAGGCAAGTCGTACCTCATCATGGGCAGATCTGTTGACCTGCCAGAGCTCGGGGGAAG CCTGCAGTATGTTTTTGGAGAGCAGACCTGGGTTGAATACTGGCCTACAAGAGAGGAAAGCCAAACTCCAGAACACAAGGAGCGATACATCGGTATCTCTGACCTCCAGAACAGCCTCATCAATTTTGGATGTTCTACATAA